In Microvirga sp. 17 mud 1-3, the genomic window AGAGCGCAACCAGGCGCCCGGCCGCGATATCCTCCGCGACCAACGCACTGCGCCCCAGGGCGACCCCTTCTCCACGAATGGCCGCCTCGATCGCCATGCTGCCGTGACTGTAGATCGGGCCGCGCCTCCTGGGGCCGACCTCCACGCCCGCCATGGCAAACCATTTGTCCCAGTTGCCCAGCCAGCGGTCGTCATGCAGCAGGCGGTCCTCATGCAGCAACCTGCATTCGGCGAGGCTCTCGACCGACAGCAATCCACCCTTCTCCGCCCGGTAGGCCGGGCTGCACACTGGCGTGAGGGTCTCTTCCAGAATTCGCTCTGCGGCGAGGTGCGGATAGCGGCCATGGCCGTAGCGCACGGCCGCATCAATCTGCTCGTTGCTCAGGTCGGCGTCGGGATCGGTGATGTCGAGGTGGATATCGAATTCGGGATGGCGCGCAATCAGCCGATGCAGGCGAGGCCCGAGCCACTTGCTTGCGAATGAGATGCCGACACTGATCGTCAGCCGTTCCGCGCTTTTCGGCGCGCGAAGGCCCTCGGCCTCCCGCGTCAGCTCGGCCAACACGCGGGTGACGACGACCAGCAACCTCGCTCCCTCGTCGGTCAGGACGATCCTTCGGGTCAGGCGCCGGAACAAGGGGACGCCGAGGTGGTCCTCAAGGGTCTTGATATGCCGGCTCACCGCCCCGTGGGTCACGTGCAGTTCCTCTGCGGCCAGGGTCATGCTCGAGAGGCGTCCGGCGGCCTCGAAGGCGCGCAGGGTCTGCAGGGGAGGAAGCCGGTCGAACATGGAGCCGCATGCGTGAGTTTGGCTCACACGTTACGTGAGAACAAATGGTTTGTCAGCCCGGAAGGGCGGCCCTAGCACTGTGAAAATCCGCGATGGCGGCGTCATCCCATTCCGTGCAGCCTGTTCATGTCGACCCAGAGCATTGCGAGCCCCTCCCCTGCCTCCGTGGAACCCGCCGTTCCCCGCGACGCGGCCCCTTCCCTGCGCAGCTTTGGGGCCATGTTGCTGCTGGCCGTCATGTGGGGATTGTCGATTCCGGTCACCAAGCTCGGTCTTCTGACGCTTCCTCCATTGACGCTGACCGCGCTGCGGTTCGCCATCGCGGTGCCGCTTCTGATGCTTTTCATCGTGGGCAGGCAGCGGCTGTCGTGGCGGGCGCTGCCCCATGTCGCTGCCCTCGGGGTGCTGGGCATCGGCATAGGGCAGGTCGCCCAGACCTTCGGGGTCGCCGGCACGTCCGCATCGGTCGGCACCATCATCTCGGCCACCATTCCGGTCTTCATCGTCGTTTTTGCTGCTTTGCGCCTCAAGCAGCCTGTCTCGGGCCGGCAGCAACTGGGGCTGCTGGCGGCCTTCGCGGGCATTGCGCTCGTAGCGCTGGGGAATGAAGGGGGCACCGCGGATCTGTTCGAGACCAGTGTGAGCGGCGCAGCCTGGGTCCTTCTGTCGGCAGTGACCATTGCGTTCTATTATGTCTGGAGCGTCGAACTCACCGACCGATACGGCACCGCTGCCGTCGCGGCCTGGAGCACGTTGTTCGGCTTCATCGCGCTTCTGCCCTGGGCGGGCTGGGAAATGCGGCTCGTTCCTATCGAAATCACGGCCCAGGCCCTCTGGGCTGCGGTCTATCTCGGTGTCGTGGTCACGGTTGCGGGCCTGTTTCTGTGGCTGAGCATCCTGCGCAACGTTCCGGCCCGGATCGCCGCGAGCGTTCAGTATCTGCAGCCCGTCATCGGCATCGCCGCGTCATCCGTCATGTTCGGCGATACCATGGGGGCGGCCTTCGTTGCTGGCGTGGTCCTGATCCTGGCGGGTCTCGCCATGACCATGGCCACCCGCAAACCCGCTCAAGCTGGTTGAGAAGCGGCGCGGCCACCCGAACCCCTCCTGTCAGCGCAATAGCCTCCATGCCGGCGATCAGCGGAAGCCGGCTTTGACTCCGCTCAATTAGGTTGATATCAACATTATATGCGCGACGACAGCGTTTGGAAGAAGCGCCGCCACTAAGCAGGAGGAAGCCGATGTCGTATGTGGAAGGGTTCGTGCTCGCAGTGCCGTCCGCCAAAAAGGAGGTCTACCGCCGGCATGCGGCCGAGGCGGCTGTGCTCTTCAAGGAATTCGGCGCCATCCGCATGGTCGAATGCTGGGGCGACGACGTGCCGGACGGCAAGGTCACGGATTTTCGCGGCGCCGTGCAGGCAAAGGACGACGAGACCGTGGTGTTCAGCTGGATCGAGTACCCCTCGAAAGCCGTTCGGGACGCAGCGAACAAGAAGATCATGACCGACCCGCGCATGGAAGCCATGGGCGCCGAGATGCCGTTCGACGGCAAGCGGATGATCTTCGGCGGCTTCGCGCCGATCCTCGATGTGTGAGGGCATGTGATGGCCAACTCCCACGGCGACTTCATCTGGTATGAGCTTCTGACGACCGACCCCGACGCGGCCGCCCGGTTCTATGGCGCGGTGGTCGGCTGGCGAAACCGCCCGGCCGAAGGCGGTGACGGCGCCTACAGGATCTTCAAGACCGACGATGCGGACATCGGCGGATTCACTGTGCTGCGGCCGGAATGCGAGCAGACGGGCATGCGCCCCGGCTGGCTCGGCTATGTGGGCGTCCGCGATGTCGATGCAACGGCCCACGAGGTCGTTCGGGCGGGCGGACGGCAGCATGTGCCGCCGACGGACATTCCGGGCGTGGGCCGCTTCGCCATGGTGGCGGATCCGCAGGGCGTCAGTTTCTATGTGATGCGTGGCACGATGGAGGGCACGAGCACCGCCTTCGCCCAGGACAAGGTCGGCCATTGTCACTGGAACGAGCTTGCCGCCAGCGATCAGAATACGGCGTTCAGCTTCTATGCCAGCCTGTTCGGCTGGGAGAAGGGCGACGCGATGCCTATGGGAGAGCTGGGCGAATACCGCTTCATCCTCCAAAACGGCACGATGATCGGCGCCATGATGAATCGGCGCCCGGACGGGCCGCCGCCTGCCTGGACCTTTTATTTCGGCGTCGCGGATATCGATGTCGCGGCACGTGCCGTCTCCGAAAACGGCGGCACGATCCATGACGGTCCGGCCGAAGTGCCCGGCGGTGTCTTCATCATCGTCGCTTCCGATCCCCAGGGCGCCCTGTTCGGCCTCGTCGGACCGCGCCGTTCATGACAACCTTTTCGAAGGAACCCGGCATGACCGACGGATTGATCCCCGCTGCGGAGCTGGCCCGCCGCAGTCAGGTGCGCTTTCCGAACGAGAGCGCCGAATACCGCGCAGCGCGCACCGCCCTGCTCGCGGAGGAGATTGCGCTGCGCCGTCATATCGAGCGCGTCGCAGCCCTGCGCCGCGCTCTGCCGCCCGGGGGCGAGGTCGGTGGCAACTACCGCTTCCAGGGAGAAGACGGGCCCGCGAGCTTCGCTGACCTTTTCGGGGACAGGCAGAGCCTTGCGGTCTACAGCTACATGTTCGGGCCGCAGC contains:
- the gcvA gene encoding transcriptional regulator GcvA gives rise to the protein MFDRLPPLQTLRAFEAAGRLSSMTLAAEELHVTHGAVSRHIKTLEDHLGVPLFRRLTRRIVLTDEGARLLVVVTRVLAELTREAEGLRAPKSAERLTISVGISFASKWLGPRLHRLIARHPEFDIHLDITDPDADLSNEQIDAAVRYGHGRYPHLAAERILEETLTPVCSPAYRAEKGGLLSVESLAECRLLHEDRLLHDDRWLGNWDKWFAMAGVEVGPRRRGPIYSHGSMAIEAAIRGEGVALGRSALVAEDIAAGRLVALFPHVRLESERGYDLVYRPGKRDHPKVCAVRDWLADEIRQFLANADPPHVQV
- a CDS encoding VOC family protein, with product MANSHGDFIWYELLTTDPDAAARFYGAVVGWRNRPAEGGDGAYRIFKTDDADIGGFTVLRPECEQTGMRPGWLGYVGVRDVDATAHEVVRAGGRQHVPPTDIPGVGRFAMVADPQGVSFYVMRGTMEGTSTAFAQDKVGHCHWNELAASDQNTAFSFYASLFGWEKGDAMPMGELGEYRFILQNGTMIGAMMNRRPDGPPPAWTFYFGVADIDVAARAVSENGGTIHDGPAEVPGGVFIIVASDPQGALFGLVGPRRS
- a CDS encoding DUF1428 domain-containing protein, with protein sequence MSYVEGFVLAVPSAKKEVYRRHAAEAAVLFKEFGAIRMVECWGDDVPDGKVTDFRGAVQAKDDETVVFSWIEYPSKAVRDAANKKIMTDPRMEAMGAEMPFDGKRMIFGGFAPILDV
- a CDS encoding DMT family transporter, whose amino-acid sequence is MLLLAVMWGLSIPVTKLGLLTLPPLTLTALRFAIAVPLLMLFIVGRQRLSWRALPHVAALGVLGIGIGQVAQTFGVAGTSASVGTIISATIPVFIVVFAALRLKQPVSGRQQLGLLAAFAGIALVALGNEGGTADLFETSVSGAAWVLLSAVTIAFYYVWSVELTDRYGTAAVAAWSTLFGFIALLPWAGWEMRLVPIEITAQALWAAVYLGVVVTVAGLFLWLSILRNVPARIAASVQYLQPVIGIAASSVMFGDTMGAAFVAGVVLILAGLAMTMATRKPAQAG